A genomic window from Sphingobacterium sp. BN32 includes:
- the rpmI gene encoding 50S ribosomal protein L35, whose translation MPKVKTNSSAKKRFKLTGTGKVARKNAFKSHILTKKTTKQKRNLTTTSYVSDADMGNVKRMLALGK comes from the coding sequence ATGCCAAAAGTAAAAACCAATTCCAGCGCGAAAAAACGCTTTAAATTGACTGGAACAGGTAAAGTTGCAAGAAAGAACGCTTTCAAAAGCCACATCTTGACAAAGAAAACTACGAAACAAAAACGTAACTTAACTACAACTAGTTATGTTTCTGATGCCGATATGGGCAACGTTAAACGTATGCTTGCACTCGGTAAATAA
- a CDS encoding metallophosphoesterase, translating to MKPYHKFLALALACLFLKPIDSKAQEQVKFKQPSLENQQSWTMILLPDIQNYVKFKRNQPILDVMMNWIVENEEKMNIKMVMCTGDLVEHDDIINPDPKKMDQTGKQQWEASAKAFGKLDGKIPYITATGNHDYNIFSYTHKPKTTHFPQYFPADKNSKNQRLLREVTANVYGNPSLENASYEWKSPHGKDFLFLSLEFAPRDTILRWANQVVNHEKYANHSVLLLTHAYLNFKNEHIETAKYDLQDANYGTSVFNRLVKPSKNIEMVFSGHIGSPNDVKKHLGFRIDKNAAGKNVSQMTFNAQALGGGTYGSGGDGWIRILEFLPDGKTVKVRTFSPFFALSSNTQNMAWRTEDYDEFTIKLN from the coding sequence ATGAAACCATACCACAAATTTCTAGCACTCGCCCTAGCCTGCTTATTCTTAAAACCGATAGATAGTAAGGCACAGGAGCAGGTTAAATTCAAACAGCCTAGTCTGGAGAATCAACAATCTTGGACCATGATTCTGCTACCAGACATACAGAACTATGTCAAGTTCAAAAGAAACCAACCCATTCTGGATGTCATGATGAACTGGATCGTGGAAAACGAAGAAAAAATGAACATCAAAATGGTGATGTGTACCGGCGACCTGGTCGAACACGATGATATCATCAACCCGGATCCGAAGAAGATGGACCAAACCGGCAAACAACAATGGGAAGCCTCCGCAAAAGCCTTTGGAAAGCTCGATGGAAAGATCCCCTATATTACCGCAACAGGGAACCACGATTACAATATTTTCAGCTATACCCACAAACCCAAAACCACCCATTTCCCGCAGTACTTCCCTGCTGACAAAAACAGCAAGAACCAAAGACTGCTGCGCGAGGTGACCGCCAATGTGTATGGAAATCCAAGCTTGGAAAATGCATCCTATGAATGGAAATCACCTCATGGCAAAGACTTCTTGTTCCTATCGCTAGAATTCGCCCCTAGAGACACGATCTTACGCTGGGCAAACCAAGTGGTCAACCACGAAAAATATGCTAACCACAGCGTTCTTTTGCTTACCCATGCTTACCTAAACTTCAAGAACGAACATATCGAGACTGCGAAATACGACCTTCAGGATGCAAACTACGGAACGTCTGTGTTCAACAGACTGGTGAAGCCATCCAAAAATATTGAAATGGTATTCTCCGGGCACATTGGATCGCCGAATGATGTGAAGAAACATTTAGGATTTAGAATCGATAAAAATGCTGCCGGAAAGAATGTGAGCCAGATGACTTTTAATGCACAAGCTTTAGGTGGCGGGACCTACGGAAGCGGTGGCGACGGCTGGATCAGAATACTAGAATTCCTGCCGGATGGAAAGACCGTAAAAGTACGCACCTTCTCCCCTTTCTTTGCGCTATCCTCCAATACCCAAAACATGGCCTGGCGCACAGAAGACTACGATGAGTTTACGATTAAGCTAAACTAG
- the thrS gene encoding threonine--tRNA ligase: MINITLPDGSVRQYEKGTTAMQVALSISEGLARNVLAAEVNGEVWDASRAIEADANVKLLTWNDEKGKSTFWHSSAHILAEALEALYPGVKFGIGPSIETGFYYDVDFGDREFSSDDFKQIEDKMLELAKQKEVFERKAVSKAEALEYFTEKGDEYKLDLIKDLEDGKITFYSQGNFTDLCRGPHIPNTGFIKAIKLTNVAGAYWRGDETRKQLTRIYGVTFPKASELTEYLRFIEEAKKRDHRKLGRELELFAFSEKVGMGLPLWLPKGTALRQKLQDFLQRAQIAAGYEPVVTPHIGHKQLYITSGHYEKYGADSFQPIKTPVEGEEFLLKPMNCPHHCEIYKVKPRSYKDLPVRFAEFGTVYRYEQSGELHGLTRVRGFTQDDAHLFCRPDQVKDEFKKVIDLVLYVFNALGFNDFTAQVSLRDPENKTKYIGSDENWALAESAIIESAEEKGLPTVIEYGEAAFYGPKLDFMVKDALGRKWQLGTIQVDYNLPERFELEYTGSDNQKHRPVMIHRAPFGSIERFVAVLIEHCGGQFPLWLAPEQFIVLPVSEKYEEYAQKLLESLNNSDIRGLIDLRDEKVGRKIRDAEVKKMPYMVIVGEKEMESGSISIRKHGGVDLGSMSPEAFKELLIKEVTV; this comes from the coding sequence ATGATTAACATTACACTACCCGACGGCTCGGTTCGTCAGTATGAAAAAGGCACAACTGCTATGCAGGTTGCGCTATCAATTTCCGAAGGTTTAGCAAGAAATGTATTAGCAGCGGAAGTTAATGGAGAGGTATGGGATGCATCACGCGCGATTGAAGCGGACGCAAACGTGAAATTATTGACCTGGAACGACGAAAAGGGTAAATCTACTTTTTGGCACTCCTCAGCGCATATTTTAGCGGAAGCTTTAGAGGCGCTTTATCCGGGGGTTAAATTTGGTATTGGTCCATCGATTGAAACTGGATTCTACTATGATGTAGACTTTGGCGATCGTGAGTTCTCATCCGACGATTTCAAGCAAATCGAGGACAAGATGTTGGAGCTAGCGAAACAAAAAGAGGTATTCGAGCGCAAAGCAGTTTCCAAAGCAGAGGCATTGGAATACTTTACAGAGAAAGGCGACGAGTACAAATTAGACTTGATCAAGGATCTGGAAGATGGAAAGATTACGTTCTATTCGCAAGGGAACTTTACAGACTTATGTCGTGGTCCACACATTCCGAATACTGGATTTATCAAGGCTATTAAATTGACAAACGTAGCTGGAGCTTATTGGAGAGGCGATGAAACGCGCAAGCAGTTGACCCGTATTTACGGTGTTACTTTCCCTAAAGCATCTGAGCTAACTGAATATTTACGTTTTATTGAAGAAGCGAAGAAACGCGACCACCGTAAATTAGGTAGGGAGCTTGAATTATTTGCTTTCTCGGAAAAGGTGGGCATGGGTTTACCACTATGGTTGCCTAAAGGTACCGCACTTCGTCAGAAATTACAGGATTTCTTACAGCGTGCGCAGATTGCAGCGGGTTATGAGCCGGTGGTAACTCCACATATTGGACATAAGCAGTTGTATATCACTTCCGGGCACTATGAGAAATACGGTGCGGATTCTTTCCAGCCGATCAAAACGCCGGTAGAAGGCGAGGAGTTCTTGTTAAAGCCAATGAACTGTCCTCATCACTGTGAGATTTACAAAGTAAAACCTCGTTCGTACAAGGATTTACCAGTTCGTTTTGCAGAGTTCGGTACAGTTTACCGTTACGAGCAGTCGGGCGAATTGCACGGATTAACGCGCGTTCGTGGGTTTACGCAGGATGATGCACACTTATTCTGTCGTCCGGATCAGGTAAAAGACGAGTTTAAGAAAGTAATTGATTTAGTACTTTATGTTTTCAATGCGTTAGGATTCAACGATTTTACAGCGCAGGTTTCGTTACGTGACCCGGAGAACAAAACAAAATATATTGGTTCTGATGAGAACTGGGCATTAGCAGAATCAGCGATTATAGAATCGGCTGAGGAAAAAGGCTTGCCGACGGTTATTGAATATGGCGAGGCTGCATTTTATGGTCCTAAATTAGACTTCATGGTGAAGGATGCATTGGGCAGAAAATGGCAGTTAGGTACGATCCAAGTGGATTATAACCTACCGGAGCGTTTTGAACTGGAATATACAGGTTCTGACAACCAGAAGCATCGCCCGGTGATGATCCACCGCGCACCATTCGGATCGATTGAGCGTTTTGTTGCCGTTCTGATTGAGCACTGCGGCGGACAGTTTCCGTTATGGCTTGCTCCTGAGCAGTTTATCGTCTTGCCAGTATCAGAAAAATATGAAGAATATGCGCAAAAACTTTTGGAATCGCTAAATAATTCCGATATTCGCGGTCTGATTGACTTGCGTGATGAGAAGGTTGGGCGCAAAATCCGCGATGCCGAGGTTAAGAAAATGCCTTATATGGTAATCGTGGGCGAGAAAGAGATGGAAAGTGGGTCAATCTCGATTCGTAAACACGGGGGGGTTGACTTAGGGTCAATGTCGCCAGAAGCATTTAAAGAATTATTAATAAAAGAAGTAACTGTTTAA
- a CDS encoding Gfo/Idh/MocA family protein — MDRRNFLKSSGVLLGTSTLDLPTPQFELKKKIKVGLIGCGGRGTGAAFQALQADPDTELVALADIFPDQIETALAALKEGHKDKVKVDESRKYVGFESYKKLIASDVDVVLLASPPCFRPDHLAEAVKKGKHIFCEKPMAVDIPGVHSVRESVKLAKEKKLNIVAGFCFRYSVPNRELAKLVHAGSIGDIYGLSTFRLGGELTQKPRQASWTDLQDQLRNWFYYQRYSGDIIVEQTIHSIDFMSWMLNDKLPKTVSGTGGRQSKPWTEFGNVYDHFAIEFDYGDGLKGFHFGRQQNGTQNRNSVEAIGTKGNLQVGMLSSYVINGQNPWKFQGKMNNMYQTQHDELFAAIRNKQVINDGDTMADSTMLAIWAREAAYTGKAISLDEIMNSTKTYGPNSEGYDWAMEIDNARIPRPGHTS, encoded by the coding sequence ATGGACCGTAGGAATTTTCTCAAAAGTAGCGGTGTGCTACTAGGAACCTCTACACTAGACCTTCCAACCCCGCAATTCGAACTCAAGAAAAAAATAAAAGTTGGCCTTATCGGTTGTGGCGGTAGGGGAACGGGCGCGGCATTCCAAGCATTGCAGGCTGATCCGGACACGGAGCTTGTTGCTTTGGCCGACATCTTTCCCGATCAAATTGAAACGGCTTTAGCGGCCCTCAAAGAGGGGCATAAGGATAAGGTTAAAGTCGATGAAAGCCGTAAATATGTAGGATTCGAATCTTATAAAAAGCTAATCGCAAGCGATGTAGACGTGGTTTTATTGGCATCGCCACCTTGTTTTCGACCTGACCATCTTGCCGAGGCTGTAAAGAAGGGAAAACACATCTTCTGTGAAAAGCCGATGGCAGTGGATATTCCCGGGGTGCACTCGGTACGCGAGAGCGTAAAATTAGCGAAAGAAAAGAAACTAAATATCGTGGCAGGATTTTGTTTCCGCTACTCCGTTCCAAATCGCGAGTTAGCAAAACTTGTACATGCCGGTAGTATTGGTGATATCTATGGATTGAGCACCTTCCGCTTAGGAGGCGAATTGACACAAAAACCTCGACAAGCATCCTGGACCGATCTTCAAGATCAACTTCGCAACTGGTTCTACTACCAGCGCTATTCCGGAGATATCATCGTAGAACAGACCATACACAGCATCGACTTTATGTCATGGATGCTAAACGATAAATTGCCGAAAACGGTATCCGGAACGGGTGGCCGCCAAAGCAAACCTTGGACGGAATTTGGAAATGTCTACGACCATTTTGCCATAGAATTCGATTATGGGGACGGATTAAAGGGCTTCCACTTCGGAAGACAACAAAACGGAACGCAGAACCGAAACTCGGTGGAAGCGATCGGAACCAAAGGAAATCTTCAGGTAGGCATGCTGAGCAGCTATGTGATCAATGGACAGAACCCATGGAAATTCCAAGGCAAGATGAACAACATGTACCAAACGCAGCATGATGAGCTCTTCGCAGCCATTCGCAATAAACAGGTCATCAACGATGGCGATACGATGGCGGATTCGACTATGCTTGCCATTTGGGCCCGTGAAGCGGCCTATACCGGTAAAGCCATTAGCTTAGATGAAATCATGAACTCGACGAAGACCTATGGACCAAATTCAGAAGGTTACGATTGGGCGATGGAGATTGATAATGCACGAATTCCAAGACCAGGGCATACGAGCTAA
- a CDS encoding Gfo/Idh/MocA family protein, which yields MGKIRILVVGCGNMGASHALAYHEMDGFEIVGLVSRGDSKNKLNEKLGADYPLYNEFEEALSATQPDAVCISTYPDTHEDYAVKALEAGAHVFIEKPLADTVAGAQRVIDAAVKANKKLVVGYILRHHPSWMKFIEVAKTMGSPLVMRMNLNQQSHGYMWDVHRNLMKSLSPIVDCGVHYIDVMCQMTEAKPVSVSAIGARLTDDIAADNYNYGQLQIRFDNGSVGWYEAGWGPMVSETAFFVKDVIGPKGCVSIVAKEASKAGNSDSIDAHSKAESLKVHYADIDAKNEFTRADEWIDLADEPDHQELCNREQRFFLKAINEDLDLSKSMQDALNSLQIAVACDESVKTGQTVQL from the coding sequence ATGGGAAAAATAAGAATCCTTGTTGTAGGATGTGGGAATATGGGCGCATCTCATGCGCTTGCTTATCATGAAATGGACGGATTTGAAATCGTAGGGCTAGTGTCCAGAGGCGATTCAAAGAATAAGCTGAACGAAAAACTAGGAGCAGACTATCCGCTTTATAATGAATTCGAGGAGGCCCTATCGGCCACTCAGCCCGATGCGGTATGTATCTCTACTTATCCAGATACGCATGAAGATTATGCCGTGAAAGCTCTCGAGGCTGGCGCGCATGTCTTTATCGAGAAACCCTTGGCGGATACCGTCGCAGGTGCTCAACGCGTGATCGACGCTGCTGTGAAGGCTAATAAAAAATTAGTGGTGGGCTATATCCTGCGTCATCATCCTTCCTGGATGAAGTTTATCGAGGTTGCGAAGACGATGGGAAGTCCATTAGTGATGCGCATGAATCTCAATCAGCAAAGCCATGGCTACATGTGGGATGTTCATCGCAATCTGATGAAGAGCCTGAGTCCAATCGTCGATTGTGGTGTGCATTATATAGACGTCATGTGCCAGATGACAGAAGCAAAGCCTGTTTCTGTGTCGGCTATTGGAGCTCGCCTAACCGATGACATTGCTGCAGATAATTACAATTACGGACAGTTGCAGATTCGATTTGATAACGGCAGTGTGGGCTGGTATGAAGCTGGCTGGGGACCGATGGTCAGCGAGACTGCCTTTTTCGTCAAAGATGTAATAGGCCCAAAAGGTTGTGTATCGATTGTTGCGAAAGAAGCTAGTAAAGCGGGTAATTCAGATTCCATTGATGCGCATTCTAAAGCGGAGTCTTTGAAAGTGCATTATGCAGATATCGACGCGAAGAACGAATTTACACGTGCGGACGAATGGATAGATCTGGCAGACGAGCCGGACCATCAGGAACTTTGTAATCGCGAACAACGTTTCTTCCTGAAAGCAATAAATGAGGATCTGGACTTATCGAAATCCATGCAAGATGCCTTAAATAGCTTGCAGATTGCTGTTGCTTGCGATGAGTCCGTAAAGACTGGACAAACCGTTCAGCTATAA
- the rplT gene encoding 50S ribosomal protein L20 — protein MPRSVNAVASRRRRKRILKLAKGYYGSRSKVYTIAKNTVEKGLQYAYRDRKTKKREFRALWIQRINAGARQHGISYSQLIGKLNAKNIGLNRKVLADLALNNPDAFKAVVDAVK, from the coding sequence ATGCCACGTTCGGTTAACGCAGTAGCTTCTAGAAGAAGAAGAAAAAGAATCCTTAAATTAGCGAAAGGCTATTATGGATCACGCAGCAAAGTTTATACTATTGCTAAAAACACAGTAGAAAAAGGTTTACAGTACGCTTACCGCGACCGTAAAACCAAAAAACGCGAGTTCAGAGCTTTATGGATCCAACGTATCAACGCTGGAGCTCGTCAACACGGAATTTCATATTCTCAATTAATCGGTAAATTAAATGCTAAAAACATTGGCTTAAACCGTAAGGTATTAGCTGACTTAGCTTTAAACAATCCGGATGCTTTCAAAGCAGTTGTAGACGCAGTAAAATAG
- a CDS encoding OmpA family protein, whose amino-acid sequence MQNKKLGICLLILFLFGLGNLSYSQVDSKNRKAQQAYQEAGKAISQNQLLQAISWLEKATQEDPTFATGFQTLGDIQRSLEQYEKAISAYEQVLILNPSLTALTYFGLGEAYLGVGDYQQASKNLLNYKEKGKLSEKSQLLVDKYLADCAFSLQHIKAGNSGLIALPASINTDKDEYYPKLTADNASIIFTRKENNQENFYESFLVDGKWTEAVRLPEPVNSSRFNEGAHCISPDGKYLFFTGCNRPDGLGSCDLYVSKKENNTWSEPFNLGPGINTRGWESQPAISADGKTLYFVSNRSGGQGSYDIWKAELEADGKWSTPENLGPDINSPFDEGAPYLHADNKTLYFSSNGWPGFGKNDIYKTVRTKDGKWSKPENLGPAINNHLDQRSFHVSLDGSIAHLASQDSERQWDIYRFTFPKEQQPPAIAYIAGLVFDKSNHQPLDASIRVTNTNSKEVVFEKKSDYIDGGFIAVLPVGANYAVHIQKEGYLFDSKQYALDKPEFANKRYQDSIFLEPIKSGAIATLRNIYFDVNKYEILPSSESELNLLLGLLQANPKLQIEIAGHTDNTGNKAANQTLSENRAKAVSTWLISKGISAGRLSVKGYGDEKPIASNSSEEGKQRNRRTEFIVK is encoded by the coding sequence ATGCAGAACAAGAAACTAGGTATTTGTTTATTGATCCTATTTCTTTTTGGTTTAGGGAATCTCTCGTATTCGCAAGTTGATTCTAAAAACCGAAAGGCACAACAGGCTTATCAGGAAGCAGGAAAAGCCATCAGTCAAAATCAGCTTCTGCAAGCGATATCCTGGTTGGAAAAAGCAACCCAGGAGGATCCGACTTTTGCCACTGGCTTTCAGACTTTAGGTGATATACAGCGTAGTTTAGAGCAGTATGAGAAAGCAATATCCGCGTATGAGCAAGTACTTATCTTAAACCCTTCTTTAACCGCACTCACTTACTTTGGTCTCGGCGAGGCTTATTTGGGAGTTGGCGATTATCAGCAAGCCAGCAAAAATCTATTAAACTATAAGGAAAAAGGAAAACTCTCGGAGAAGAGCCAGCTGCTCGTCGATAAATATCTTGCCGACTGTGCTTTTTCCTTGCAGCATATAAAGGCTGGAAATAGCGGTTTAATTGCGCTTCCAGCTAGCATCAATACCGATAAAGACGAATACTATCCTAAGCTAACGGCCGACAATGCGAGCATCATTTTTACCCGCAAGGAGAACAATCAGGAGAATTTTTACGAAAGCTTTCTCGTCGATGGTAAATGGACGGAAGCGGTCAGACTGCCAGAACCGGTAAATTCATCTCGTTTTAATGAGGGCGCACATTGCATTTCGCCGGATGGGAAATACCTGTTTTTTACGGGATGTAATCGGCCCGACGGCTTGGGTAGCTGTGACCTCTATGTTTCAAAGAAAGAAAATAATACTTGGAGCGAGCCTTTCAATTTGGGTCCGGGGATAAATACACGAGGTTGGGAATCACAACCTGCAATCTCTGCGGACGGAAAAACGCTCTACTTCGTAAGTAACCGCTCAGGGGGGCAAGGCAGCTATGATATTTGGAAAGCCGAATTAGAAGCAGACGGCAAATGGTCGACGCCGGAGAATTTAGGCCCCGATATCAACTCGCCCTTCGATGAGGGTGCCCCCTATCTGCATGCCGATAATAAAACCTTGTATTTCTCTTCCAATGGCTGGCCCGGTTTCGGCAAGAACGATATCTATAAAACTGTCCGCACAAAAGACGGTAAATGGAGCAAACCCGAAAATCTAGGCCCCGCCATCAATAATCATTTAGATCAGCGCAGTTTCCATGTCAGCCTGGACGGCAGTATTGCGCACTTAGCCTCGCAAGACAGCGAACGACAATGGGATATCTATCGTTTTACATTCCCTAAGGAACAACAGCCCCCGGCTATTGCCTATATAGCAGGTTTGGTTTTCGATAAGTCCAACCATCAACCGCTGGATGCAAGCATTCGCGTGACCAATACAAACAGCAAAGAGGTAGTCTTTGAGAAAAAGAGTGATTATATAGACGGCGGTTTTATCGCGGTTTTGCCTGTTGGTGCAAACTATGCCGTACATATACAGAAGGAAGGCTATTTATTCGACTCCAAACAATATGCATTGGACAAACCGGAGTTTGCCAATAAGCGCTATCAGGACAGTATTTTCTTAGAGCCTATAAAAAGTGGCGCCATTGCGACGCTCCGCAATATTTACTTTGACGTCAATAAATACGAGATCCTCCCAAGCTCGGAAAGCGAATTGAATCTGTTACTGGGACTACTCCAAGCGAACCCAAAATTGCAGATCGAGATTGCGGGACATACAGATAATACAGGAAATAAGGCAGCCAATCAGACTTTATCGGAGAACCGGGCGAAAGCAGTTTCTACCTGGCTGATTTCGAAGGGCATTTCTGCTGGACGATTGAGCGTGAAAGGATATGGAGATGAAAAACCTATTGCGTCAAACAGTTCCGAAGAAGGGAAACAACGCAATAGGCGTACAGAATTTATTGTGAAATAA
- the infC gene encoding translation initiation factor IF-3, which produces MRKKEPEHRINEHIRVPEVRLVGDNVETGVYPTRQALQLADELELDLVEISPNATPPVCKIIDYSKFVYEQKKKQKEIKANAKQTVIKEIRFGPNTSEHDFEFKLKHAMRFLESGEKVRAYVHFKGRAIVFKEQGEILLLRFAQALEEYGKVELLPKLEGKRMFLTLAPKASPKK; this is translated from the coding sequence ATGAGAAAAAAGGAGCCTGAACACCGTATCAATGAGCACATTCGCGTTCCAGAAGTACGTTTAGTTGGGGATAACGTAGAGACCGGAGTTTATCCTACAAGACAGGCTTTACAACTTGCTGATGAGTTGGAGTTGGATTTAGTAGAGATTTCTCCTAATGCGACGCCTCCTGTTTGTAAAATTATAGATTACAGTAAATTCGTTTACGAGCAAAAGAAGAAGCAAAAGGAAATCAAGGCCAATGCGAAGCAAACGGTAATCAAAGAGATTCGTTTTGGACCGAATACCAGTGAGCATGACTTCGAATTCAAATTGAAACATGCGATGCGTTTCTTAGAAAGTGGCGAGAAGGTTCGTGCCTATGTACACTTCAAAGGACGTGCGATCGTCTTCAAAGAGCAGGGTGAAATTTTATTATTACGTTTCGCTCAGGCTTTGGAAGAGTATGGTAAGGTTGAATTATTGCCGAAATTGGAAGGTAAGCGTATGTTCTTAACATTAGCGCCAAAAGCTTCTCCAAAAAAATAA
- a CDS encoding RagB/SusD family nutrient uptake outer membrane protein codes for MIKHTKRILGISMLCAALMTSCELDRLNLNGPSTENFPLDAKEAELGLLGAYKALTLIDASSTPIWHVMDNITDIGYARPGNNYTSPITSSITTDNALATKPWSAHYKTIARVHLVLDNLEPLKASMGEEQYNKTNAELRFIRAYCYSQLVELYGDVALLTKALKLNDELPGRTDKKQVIDFIIKELEETAEYLPVSQATSGNVRASRVAAYMLQARVALNYQRYDVAVAASKKALDLAKGQHALTPFDATIAYVGKGHADGEPQSANIYGHAGYKDSKEWIWVAEYNKAINANTHNQTYYMASRLGKGVCYWGPTQNFIDSFQDIQGKYITESTIYNEAKPFENRDPRLDMYTARPGSRYFGFQFEPNAKFAKVNNYWPVINGTGTKPTSQNNTDATNAYRSFSGYLWRKHTDLSEYATTSVSGESDLNVGIFRYAELLLIYAEAKIESGSIDQSVYDAINEIRSRAKMPNLPQGLSQAQMRQALRYERKVELANDGLRWFDLRRWNIAKDVMNGYIYLNRDANAWTKAAIQRIDENANPVYNHSVAIKSFGTQEVKFQVNKDEYWPIDIKEIDANPAMTQNPGY; via the coding sequence ATGATTAAGCATACAAAAAGAATATTAGGAATTAGCATGTTATGCGCAGCATTGATGACATCATGCGAATTGGATCGTTTGAACCTGAACGGTCCATCCACAGAAAACTTCCCATTAGACGCTAAAGAAGCAGAACTTGGACTATTAGGAGCATATAAAGCATTGACGCTGATCGATGCCTCCAGCACGCCGATATGGCACGTCATGGACAATATTACCGATATTGGCTATGCGCGTCCGGGCAATAACTATACATCCCCTATCACGAGTTCAATCACTACGGATAACGCATTAGCAACAAAGCCTTGGTCGGCACACTACAAGACCATCGCTCGCGTGCACCTGGTATTAGATAATCTAGAGCCCTTGAAAGCCAGCATGGGTGAAGAACAGTACAACAAAACCAACGCTGAGTTGCGTTTTATCCGCGCGTATTGTTACTCGCAATTAGTTGAACTATATGGCGACGTCGCATTATTAACTAAAGCATTAAAGCTAAATGATGAGCTACCGGGGCGAACTGATAAAAAGCAAGTCATTGATTTCATCATCAAAGAATTGGAAGAAACGGCAGAATACTTACCGGTTTCACAAGCAACTTCAGGCAATGTTCGCGCATCACGCGTTGCTGCTTACATGTTGCAAGCGCGCGTAGCCCTAAACTATCAACGCTACGATGTGGCTGTAGCGGCTTCGAAAAAAGCATTGGATCTAGCAAAAGGTCAGCACGCCCTTACACCATTTGACGCAACAATCGCATACGTAGGGAAAGGGCATGCAGACGGCGAGCCACAATCGGCAAACATCTATGGACACGCAGGTTATAAAGATAGCAAAGAATGGATCTGGGTGGCAGAATACAACAAAGCCATCAATGCCAATACGCACAACCAAACTTACTACATGGCATCACGCTTGGGTAAGGGTGTTTGTTACTGGGGGCCAACTCAAAACTTCATCGACTCGTTCCAAGACATCCAAGGAAAATACATCACCGAGTCAACTATCTACAACGAGGCGAAGCCATTCGAAAACCGCGACCCTCGCTTAGATATGTACACCGCACGCCCAGGCTCGCGTTACTTCGGTTTCCAATTCGAACCGAACGCAAAGTTTGCGAAAGTAAACAACTACTGGCCGGTGATCAACGGAACTGGCACAAAACCAACTTCTCAAAATAACACCGATGCAACAAATGCGTACCGTTCGTTCTCTGGTTATTTATGGAGAAAACATACGGACTTAAGCGAATATGCAACCACATCTGTATCGGGAGAATCAGACCTTAACGTAGGTATCTTCCGTTATGCTGAATTGCTATTGATCTATGCAGAAGCAAAAATCGAAAGCGGAAGCATAGACCAGTCGGTTTACGATGCCATCAACGAAATCCGCTCACGCGCGAAGATGCCGAACCTTCCTCAAGGTTTATCACAAGCACAGATGCGCCAAGCGTTGCGTTACGAGCGCAAAGTAGAGCTTGCAAACGACGGATTACGTTGGTTCGACTTACGCCGTTGGAACATCGCTAAAGACGTGATGAACGGATACATCTATCTAAACAGAGATGCAAACGCATGGACGAAAGCAGCGATCCAAAGAATCGATGAAAATGCTAACCCGGTTTACAACCATAGTGTAGCAATAAAATCGTTCGGCACGCAAGAAGTAAAATTCCAGGTGAACAAAGATGAATACTGGCCAATTGACATCAAAGAAATAGATGCAAACCCAGCGATGACTCAAAACCCGGGATATTAA
- a CDS encoding 7-carboxy-7-deazaguanine synthase QueE, whose amino-acid sequence MSNQVPEDGTMLPLMEEFYTIQGEGYHTGKAAYFIRLGGCDVGCHWCDVKESWDASLHPLTSAEQIVANALKYPAKTVVITGGEPLLYNLTYLTQKLREAGIQIFLETSGAYPLTGYWDWICLSPKKFKGPRQDVLAAAGELKVIVFNKSDFQWAEDHAKFVGKNCKLYLQPEWSKAAEMTPLIIDYVKDNPKWEISLQTHKYLNIP is encoded by the coding sequence ATGTCAAATCAAGTTCCGGAAGATGGCACCATGCTTCCTTTAATGGAAGAATTCTACACGATACAAGGCGAAGGATATCACACAGGAAAAGCGGCTTATTTTATCCGTTTGGGCGGTTGTGATGTAGGTTGTCATTGGTGTGACGTGAAGGAAAGCTGGGATGCATCCCTGCACCCTTTGACCTCCGCGGAGCAGATCGTAGCGAACGCCCTGAAGTATCCGGCAAAAACGGTAGTGATTACCGGTGGCGAGCCCCTACTTTACAACTTGACTTATTTGACACAAAAATTACGCGAAGCAGGAATTCAAATTTTCTTAGAGACCTCAGGTGCGTATCCGTTAACAGGCTATTGGGATTGGATTTGCCTTTCACCGAAGAAATTCAAAGGTCCACGTCAGGATGTCTTGGCTGCGGCGGGTGAATTGAAAGTGATTGTTTTTAATAAAAGCGATTTCCAGTGGGCGGAAGACCATGCAAAATTCGTCGGCAAAAACTGTAAGCTTTATTTACAACCTGAATGGTCAAAAGCGGCAGAAATGACCCCTTTAATTATCGATTACGTAAAAGATAATCCGAAATGGGAAATTTCTTTGCAAACACATAAATACCTGAACATTCCTTAA